A region of Spartobacteria bacterium DNA encodes the following proteins:
- a CDS encoding transposase, with the protein MMWINVFMKQRRIRRDVLAHYHCMTRVVNRDKILGEVEKEYLRLLIRRVEGFTGVTVLTYAIMSNHLHVLLEEPDVNTDVSDKMLLERLTSLYTEEEMGEILERWERWEAMGNTSALAADKARYRLRMHNISEFMGQVKHRFSCWYNRVNGRKGTLWEERFRSVLVQSGDALRIMAAYIELNPVRGGMVTSPADYRFCGFGEAVGGGTAARHGIMSLARLRREEFGEGGRTANWYEDSALYYERVLMYGEARDCGMLMSMMDEKVLRKKLGRRVELTPFERLMCRCRYFSYGQVIGDKDFVELFFEEFRDLFSAGRTSGGRKVRGGWVDLFAVRDVGWMGWDKDKGGDQSVNDDDGTGGDGSS; encoded by the coding sequence ATGATGTGGATAAACGTATTTATGAAACAACGACGAATAAGAAGAGATGTGCTGGCTCATTATCACTGCATGACGCGGGTTGTGAATCGTGATAAGATTCTGGGTGAGGTAGAAAAAGAGTATCTGCGATTACTGATTCGTAGAGTTGAGGGTTTTACTGGGGTGACGGTACTGACATATGCCATTATGTCGAATCATTTGCATGTATTATTGGAGGAACCGGATGTCAATACGGATGTTTCTGATAAAATGTTATTGGAGCGGTTGACGTCGTTGTATACGGAAGAGGAAATGGGTGAGATTTTGGAGCGATGGGAACGGTGGGAAGCCATGGGGAATACTTCGGCTCTGGCGGCGGATAAGGCGCGGTATCGCCTTCGGATGCATAATATCAGTGAGTTTATGGGGCAGGTGAAGCATCGATTTTCGTGTTGGTATAACAGGGTTAATGGGCGCAAAGGGACGTTGTGGGAGGAGCGGTTTCGCAGTGTTTTGGTGCAGAGCGGTGATGCATTGCGCATTATGGCGGCGTATATTGAATTGAACCCGGTGCGGGGCGGGATGGTGACGTCACCGGCAGATTATCGTTTTTGCGGGTTTGGTGAGGCGGTGGGCGGCGGGACTGCGGCTCGTCATGGTATTATGAGTCTGGCGAGGCTTCGGCGTGAGGAGTTCGGGGAAGGGGGACGAACGGCGAACTGGTATGAGGATTCGGCTTTGTATTATGAACGGGTTTTGATGTATGGGGAGGCACGCGATTGCGGGATGTTGATGTCGATGATGGATGAGAAGGTTTTGAGGAAGAAGCTTGGTCGTCGCGTTGAGCTTACGCCGTTTGAGCGGCTGATGTGTCGATGTCGCTATTTTTCTTACGGGCAGGTGATCGGGGATAAGGATTTTGTGGAGTTGTTTTTTGAGGAGTTTCGGGATTTATTCAGTGCGGGACGAACCTCTGGTGGTCGCAAGGTTCGAGGGGGCTGGGTGGATTTATTTGCCGTGAGGGATGTTGGATGGATGGGCTGGGATAAAGACAAGGGGGGTGATCAATCTGTTAACGATGATGACGGAACAGGCGGGGATGGCAGTTCGTAG
- the acnA gene encoding aconitate hydratase AcnA, whose protein sequence is MSLATDTLKTLLVDGRSVSYYSLNELEKLCGTSFSRMPYSVRILIESVTRMQHHPAYTDDQIKGLCAWKANSAERAEYPFMPARVLLQDFTGVPCVVDLAALRTALEVAGADPSAIEPSIPVDLIIDHSVQLDVAGCSSALECNIAKEFERNRERYEFLRWGQQAFSKLNVFPPALGICHQVNTEYLATCVRVEKLPDGTELAFPDTLVGTDSHTVMVNSMGVLGWGVGGIEAEAAMLGQPIPILTPQVYGFKLVGKLNDNATCTDLALTVTQILREKGVVGRFIEFFGSGLDSLPLTMRAPVANMAPEYGATMGFFPIDQMTLDYLRDTGRSEEQIALVEAYCKAQGLFRTTDSPDPEYDALLELDLSSVKPSVAGPKRPQDRVEIAQLANEFSADLVKSVEERGFGLHTDQMDTAVDIGDLGTLKHGSVVIASITSCTNTASPELMLGAGLMAKNAVKRGLQIPKFVKTSLAPGSLAVTAYLDRTGLTQWLDKLGFQTTAYGCATCIGNSGPLHPEVEKAIKDNNLVTSAVLSGNRNFEGRVHALTKANYLASPLLVLAYALAGTVNIDLESDALGNDSDGNPVYLRDIWPASAEISAMLKQSNDAELYREIYKDVDNINPLWNNLPAPSGATFTWNDDSNYVRNPPFFDDMAKEPASLTSISGARVLAVFGDFITTDHISPAGSIPATGPAGKYLIERGVEQVDFNSFGSRRGNHEVMMRGTLANIRIRNKMVKAEGGLTRHEPDGEEMSIYDAAMQYAKEKTPLVILAGKMYGAGSSRDWAAKGTGLLGVVAVIAESFERIHRSNLVEMGVLPLEFPTGQTAQTLGFDGTERLSIEGISDSMRPGCLIHVKAEKADGSVIAFDALSRIDAPIEIDYYRHGGILQYVLRNVMQSDKA, encoded by the coding sequence ATGAGTTTAGCAACCGATACACTGAAAACGCTATTGGTCGATGGCCGCAGCGTTTCGTACTACAGCCTAAATGAGTTGGAAAAACTCTGTGGCACATCGTTTTCACGCATGCCCTATTCGGTTCGCATCCTTATCGAATCAGTGACGCGTATGCAGCATCACCCCGCCTACACGGATGATCAAATTAAGGGATTGTGTGCATGGAAAGCAAATAGTGCAGAACGCGCAGAATATCCGTTTATGCCGGCACGTGTACTTTTGCAGGACTTTACGGGGGTTCCCTGTGTTGTTGATCTGGCGGCTTTACGCACGGCGTTGGAAGTGGCTGGTGCAGATCCTTCTGCTATTGAACCCAGCATTCCTGTGGATTTGATTATTGATCATTCGGTGCAGTTGGATGTGGCGGGTTGCAGCAGTGCTTTGGAATGTAATATTGCCAAAGAGTTTGAACGCAATCGTGAACGATATGAATTTCTTCGCTGGGGGCAGCAGGCTTTTTCGAAGCTGAATGTTTTTCCGCCTGCTCTGGGAATCTGCCATCAGGTGAATACAGAATATTTGGCCACGTGTGTTCGTGTGGAAAAACTACCTGATGGAACGGAACTGGCTTTTCCAGATACGTTGGTGGGAACAGACTCTCATACTGTAATGGTCAACAGCATGGGTGTTCTGGGCTGGGGCGTAGGTGGCATCGAAGCAGAAGCGGCTATGCTGGGACAGCCGATTCCTATTTTAACGCCACAGGTTTACGGCTTTAAACTGGTGGGTAAACTGAATGACAATGCAACATGTACTGACTTGGCGTTGACAGTAACGCAAATATTACGTGAAAAGGGTGTCGTTGGGCGCTTTATTGAATTTTTCGGATCGGGGCTGGATTCGCTGCCGCTGACGATGCGCGCGCCGGTGGCTAATATGGCTCCGGAATACGGGGCAACCATGGGCTTCTTCCCCATTGACCAAATGACCTTGGATTACTTGCGCGACACAGGACGTTCAGAAGAACAGATTGCTCTGGTCGAGGCCTATTGTAAGGCACAGGGATTATTCCGCACAACGGATTCACCGGATCCGGAATATGATGCTCTGCTGGAGCTGGATCTGTCTTCGGTGAAACCGTCTGTGGCAGGGCCTAAACGCCCGCAAGATCGGGTTGAAATTGCGCAGCTGGCTAATGAATTTTCGGCTGATCTTGTGAAAAGCGTTGAGGAACGCGGATTTGGATTGCACACGGATCAAATGGATACTGCTGTCGACATCGGTGATCTGGGCACATTGAAACATGGTTCAGTGGTGATTGCTTCGATTACCAGCTGCACCAACACGGCCAGCCCGGAGCTTATGCTTGGGGCGGGCCTCATGGCGAAAAATGCGGTTAAGCGAGGTCTTCAGATTCCTAAGTTTGTAAAAACGAGTCTGGCTCCCGGATCTCTGGCGGTTACAGCGTATCTGGATCGCACCGGTTTGACGCAATGGCTCGACAAACTGGGCTTTCAGACAACGGCGTACGGTTGCGCCACCTGTATTGGAAACAGCGGACCATTGCACCCCGAAGTGGAAAAGGCGATCAAGGACAATAATCTCGTTACGTCGGCCGTGCTGAGTGGAAATCGCAATTTTGAGGGGCGCGTGCATGCTCTGACGAAAGCCAACTATCTGGCATCGCCGTTACTGGTTCTGGCCTATGCACTGGCAGGCACGGTCAACATCGATCTGGAGTCGGATGCACTGGGCAATGATTCCGACGGAAATCCTGTGTATCTGCGGGATATCTGGCCGGCATCAGCGGAAATATCCGCCATGCTCAAACAGTCGAATGACGCAGAATTGTACAGGGAAATCTACAAAGATGTGGATAACATCAATCCTTTGTGGAACAACCTTCCTGCGCCCAGCGGAGCGACATTTACTTGGAACGATGACTCCAACTACGTACGGAACCCGCCCTTCTTTGATGACATGGCAAAAGAACCTGCATCATTGACATCAATTAGCGGAGCCAGAGTGCTCGCTGTTTTTGGTGACTTTATTACCACTGATCACATCTCTCCTGCTGGGTCGATTCCTGCAACGGGTCCTGCTGGAAAATATCTCATTGAGCGCGGAGTGGAGCAGGTTGACTTTAACTCATTCGGATCGCGACGCGGCAATCATGAAGTGATGATGCGCGGCACGCTGGCCAACATTCGTATTCGCAATAAAATGGTCAAGGCGGAAGGCGGACTGACCCGGCACGAACCCGATGGGGAAGAAATGTCGATTTACGATGCAGCCATGCAGTACGCCAAAGAAAAAACACCTCTGGTGATTCTGGCCGGCAAGATGTACGGGGCCGGCTCTTCACGAGACTGGGCCGCTAAAGGTACAGGCTTACTGGGCGTCGTTGCGGTGATTGCAGAGAGTTTTGAACGGATTCACCGGTCAAATCTCGTGGAAATGGGCGTATTACCTTTGGAATTTCCAACAGGCCAAACGGCGCAAACGCTGGGTTTTGACGGCACAGAACGCCTGAGCATTGAAGGTATTTCAGATTCGATGAGACCCGGATGTCTTATCCACGTGAAAGCAGAAAAAGCCGATGGATCGGTCATTGCCTTTGACGCTCTCAGCCGCATTGATGCCCCCATTGAAATCGACTATTATCGTCACGGCGGGATTCTTCAATATGTGCTGCGTAACGTGATGCAATCTGATAAAGCTTAA
- a CDS encoding aldehyde oxidase, protein MKVKDYKVVNHSVRKVDGRQLVTGAKAYVADFKPADALYVKMLWSPHAHAVIKSIDVTQAEAVPGVHCVLCCENTPRNIHCTAGQGFPEPSPYDTCMFDHKVRFVGDRVAAVIAESPQIALDAIKKIDVKYAVLEPVLSIDKAMADDAPRIHDEADAYVPIPIPYEPENNLVAKVSMSAGDVAAGLAESDAVLDYTYNTPYAQHCPIEPYVSMAHIDPHGRIIILTSTQVPFHCRRIVARTLGIPEGKIRVVKPRIGGGFGCKQEMLLEDVVAMAALRTGRHVIWEFTREEMFRTGRTRHPIRLHIQTGVKKDGTVKAYNMEVINNTGAYGGHGLTVASCCGSKALPLYHCDNVAFDAKVFYTNLPVGGAYRGFGATQAFFAAETQFDEMAEVIGMDPLVFRRMNHIQSGETHPVFAALGEGKEGTPMTIGSIALDDCIDQGAEAIGWDKRVPHTEKSGRYRKGIGMCCLMQGSSVPEIDMGAASIKMNDDGSFNLLIGATDLGTGSDTALGQIAAEELGVSIEKMIVYSSDTDLTPFDVGAYACSTTYLSGEAVRKAAVKVRQQIMDVAAEMLHVSADELTLANEQVTAKNGETVSYREIAAYSLYQNNQFQIMANASHVTHKSPPPFAAHFVEIEVDTWTGKIKVLNYVAACDCGVAINPLMAEGQVEGALLNGISYALTEQYIFDTKGKMTNPSFQNYHIWSMADKPSMKTILCQSFEETGPWGAKSIGEININGPAPAINNALFNAVGIRLRSFPFLPERVFNALQKKS, encoded by the coding sequence ATGAAAGTGAAAGACTATAAAGTCGTAAATCATTCTGTTCGCAAGGTGGATGGCCGCCAGCTGGTGACCGGAGCGAAGGCGTATGTGGCCGATTTTAAACCGGCGGATGCACTGTACGTAAAGATGTTATGGAGTCCCCATGCTCATGCCGTGATTAAGTCTATCGATGTGACGCAGGCTGAGGCGGTTCCCGGAGTGCATTGCGTTTTGTGTTGTGAGAATACGCCCCGTAATATACATTGTACGGCGGGACAGGGATTTCCTGAGCCATCACCTTATGATACCTGCATGTTCGACCACAAGGTTCGGTTTGTGGGGGATCGTGTTGCCGCAGTCATCGCTGAGTCGCCGCAAATCGCACTGGACGCGATAAAAAAAATAGACGTGAAGTATGCTGTGCTGGAACCGGTGTTGTCCATTGATAAAGCCATGGCGGACGATGCTCCTCGTATTCATGATGAGGCGGACGCCTATGTCCCCATTCCCATTCCGTATGAGCCTGAGAATAATTTGGTGGCAAAAGTAAGCATGTCTGCCGGCGATGTGGCTGCGGGTCTGGCTGAATCTGATGCGGTGCTGGATTATACCTACAACACACCCTATGCTCAGCATTGTCCGATTGAGCCCTATGTTTCTATGGCGCATATTGATCCGCATGGTCGTATTATTATTTTGACCAGCACGCAGGTTCCTTTTCATTGTCGGAGGATTGTTGCACGCACACTGGGTATTCCCGAAGGAAAAATTCGCGTGGTCAAACCGCGTATCGGCGGCGGATTTGGCTGTAAGCAGGAAATGCTGCTGGAGGATGTGGTGGCCATGGCCGCACTGCGCACCGGCCGCCATGTTATTTGGGAATTTACCAGGGAAGAAATGTTCCGCACCGGTCGTACCCGTCATCCGATTCGCCTGCACATCCAGACGGGTGTAAAGAAGGACGGGACGGTGAAGGCCTATAATATGGAGGTGATCAATAATACCGGAGCGTATGGCGGACATGGACTAACTGTGGCAAGTTGCTGCGGGAGCAAAGCATTGCCTTTGTATCATTGTGATAATGTCGCCTTTGATGCCAAAGTGTTCTATACCAATTTGCCTGTGGGCGGGGCCTATCGCGGTTTTGGTGCGACACAGGCCTTTTTTGCGGCAGAAACGCAGTTTGATGAGATGGCCGAGGTGATTGGCATGGATCCTCTGGTATTTCGTCGCATGAATCATATTCAAAGCGGGGAGACCCATCCGGTGTTTGCCGCGCTGGGTGAGGGCAAGGAAGGAACCCCCATGACCATTGGCAGTATCGCCTTAGATGACTGCATTGATCAGGGTGCCGAAGCCATAGGATGGGATAAACGGGTGCCGCACACGGAAAAATCGGGTCGCTACCGCAAAGGGATCGGTATGTGCTGTCTTATGCAGGGCTCCAGTGTTCCTGAAATCGATATGGGGGCGGCGTCCATCAAAATGAATGATGACGGTTCGTTCAACTTGCTCATTGGTGCTACGGATCTGGGTACGGGAAGCGATACCGCTTTGGGGCAGATTGCTGCCGAGGAGCTCGGCGTTTCCATCGAAAAGATGATCGTGTATTCTTCTGACACTGATCTGACCCCGTTCGATGTGGGTGCCTATGCGTGCAGCACGACTTATCTAAGTGGAGAAGCGGTGAGAAAAGCCGCAGTCAAAGTGAGACAGCAGATCATGGACGTCGCGGCCGAAATGCTGCATGTTTCCGCCGATGAATTGACCTTAGCAAATGAACAGGTTACGGCAAAAAATGGAGAAACGGTAAGTTATAGAGAGATTGCCGCCTATTCGCTTTATCAGAATAATCAGTTTCAGATTATGGCGAATGCATCCCATGTGACACATAAATCACCACCGCCCTTTGCCGCTCATTTTGTCGAAATTGAGGTGGATACCTGGACGGGAAAAATAAAAGTACTCAATTATGTGGCGGCCTGCGATTGCGGGGTGGCCATTAATCCGCTGATGGCCGAAGGTCAGGTCGAAGGGGCGCTGCTGAACGGGATCAGCTATGCGCTGACCGAACAGTATATATTCGATACAAAGGGGAAAATGACCAATCCCTCGTTCCAGAATTATCATATCTGGTCGATGGCCGATAAACCCAGCATGAAAACCATTCTCTGTCAGAGTTTTGAAGAGACCGGACCATGGGGTGCGAAGAGTATTGGCGAAATTAATATCAACGGTCCTGCACCGGCGATCAACAATGCCTTGTTCAATGCGGTCGGAATACGTTTACGTTCGTTTCCTTTTTTGCCGGAACGCGTTTTTAATGCGCTTCAGAAAAAGTCCTAG
- a CDS encoding (2Fe-2S)-binding protein encodes MKQTICMKINGVDKSFDVEADTKLIDVLRDAGYMSVKRGCDEGSCGSCTVIMDGRAVYSCIMYAFQAHGRSIETTEMLSNPASDLHPMQEAFLDAGAVQCGFCIPGMLMSVKAMVDEIVAPTDEDIRLYMDGNLCRCTGYEKIWNAVHTICAQKKDGDV; translated from the coding sequence ATGAAGCAGACTATTTGTATGAAAATCAATGGCGTCGATAAGTCTTTCGATGTCGAGGCCGATACGAAACTCATTGATGTGTTGCGTGATGCGGGATACATGAGTGTGAAACGCGGCTGCGACGAGGGGAGCTGTGGTTCCTGTACGGTGATTATGGATGGCCGGGCTGTTTATTCCTGCATTATGTATGCGTTTCAGGCGCATGGAAGGTCCATCGAAACCACGGAAATGCTTAGCAATCCCGCATCCGATCTGCATCCCATGCAGGAAGCGTTTCTGGACGCCGGCGCGGTGCAGTGCGGTTTCTGTATTCCAGGTATGCTGATGTCGGTGAAGGCGATGGTCGATGAGATTGTTGCGCCGACGGATGAGGATATTCGCCTTTATATGGATGGGAATCTCTGTCGGTGTACAGGTTATGAGAAGATTTGGAATGCGGTGCACACCATCTGTGCGCAAAAGAAGGATGGTGACGTATGA
- the lnt gene encoding apolipoprotein N-acyltransferase, producing the protein MNNISHFDKIARCTKNYSPALLSGLMLSLAFSPLEWSYIAWIAFVPLLYALYTQRHLSPFRQGWIAGMAFWLPGMFWLTHVTWIGWFTLCCYCALYFIPFSWGLAVLFRKTVPSHRQHLATMLLAATIWTGSEYARSILFTGFAWNPLGLSQHSHLALLQHCQWGGISVLSGLIVFVNMAIFFTLMSVITKKRTFWHIELFIGLLVLAGFQKTGSTMLREAPTTPESTLTIAMVQPNIPQDQKWFTGHPSLQEYETYCSRIYTRLSSLSQTALHMPGVKLIVWPETSLPDDVRTSPSSYDVVLDVVTNGTELLLGSTDTEWLSRDHGRYFNSAFHFNTQGTIEKYYDKQHLVLFGEYIPLLDRLPWIKAISPISDNFSAGTNTVIFKTDTTPFSVLICFEDTIERIARDAVNQGARILFNLTNDAWFDVSCGSRQHMLHLLLRCVENGVPAARCANTGITCTIDAQGRITRQLEVNGKSTCIAGVLASQITVTPEARTFYSAFGYLIGRIAFFLALVIMLTLYLMSGRRESRNH; encoded by the coding sequence ATGAATAATATATCACATTTTGATAAAATAGCCCGCTGCACGAAGAACTACAGCCCCGCCCTGCTATCGGGGCTGATGCTGTCCCTTGCTTTTTCACCTCTGGAATGGTCATATATTGCCTGGATAGCCTTCGTTCCTCTGCTGTATGCTTTATATACGCAGCGACATCTCAGTCCCTTTCGTCAAGGCTGGATCGCCGGCATGGCCTTCTGGCTGCCCGGAATGTTCTGGCTCACCCATGTCACCTGGATTGGCTGGTTCACCCTCTGCTGTTACTGCGCCCTTTACTTCATTCCCTTTTCATGGGGTCTCGCCGTGCTATTTCGCAAAACGGTGCCATCGCACAGGCAGCATTTAGCTACCATGCTGCTAGCTGCAACCATCTGGACCGGATCAGAATATGCCCGATCCATTTTATTTACGGGGTTTGCCTGGAATCCGCTGGGCCTCAGTCAACACAGCCATCTTGCATTGCTTCAACATTGTCAATGGGGCGGGATATCCGTGTTAAGCGGCTTGATCGTCTTTGTTAATATGGCGATATTCTTCACATTGATGTCGGTCATAACCAAAAAACGAACCTTCTGGCATATCGAACTATTTATCGGCCTGCTCGTGCTTGCCGGCTTTCAAAAAACGGGCTCCACCATGCTGCGCGAGGCCCCGACCACGCCTGAATCCACGTTAACCATCGCCATGGTGCAACCCAACATACCACAAGATCAGAAGTGGTTCACAGGCCATCCCAGCCTGCAGGAATACGAAACCTATTGTTCACGCATTTACACCCGCTTATCGTCGCTCAGCCAGACGGCACTGCACATGCCTGGCGTGAAGCTCATTGTCTGGCCCGAAACATCGCTGCCAGACGATGTGCGCACCAGTCCATCAAGTTATGATGTGGTTCTGGATGTGGTCACAAACGGAACGGAACTGCTTCTTGGATCAACAGATACAGAATGGCTTTCAAGAGACCACGGCCGCTATTTCAACAGCGCGTTTCATTTTAATACGCAGGGAACCATAGAAAAATACTATGACAAACAGCACCTTGTTCTATTTGGCGAATATATTCCGTTGCTGGATCGGCTCCCGTGGATCAAGGCGATCAGCCCCATCAGTGATAATTTCTCAGCAGGAACCAACACGGTCATCTTCAAAACAGATACAACGCCGTTTTCCGTCCTGATCTGCTTCGAAGATACCATCGAACGCATCGCCCGTGATGCCGTTAATCAGGGAGCCCGAATCCTTTTTAATCTGACCAATGACGCCTGGTTTGATGTCTCATGCGGGTCGAGACAGCATATGCTTCACTTGCTGCTGCGCTGCGTGGAAAACGGAGTCCCTGCCGCCCGCTGTGCCAACACAGGTATAACTTGCACCATCGATGCCCAGGGACGCATTACCCGTCAGCTTGAAGTAAACGGCAAATCAACATGTATCGCCGGTGTTTTGGCCTCGCAAATCACTGTCACGCCGGAGGCTCGCACCTTTTACAGTGCCTTTGGCTATCTGATCGGGCGTATTGCATTCTTTCTCGCCCTCGTTATCATGCTGACCTTGTACCTCATGTCCGGAAGAAGAGAATCCCGCAATCATTGA
- a CDS encoding transporter substrate-binding domain-containing protein translates to MTLTVCKLIAGFLFILSSVTAIAEELTVVTEDWPPYNYMTESGVAGIATDIVKATLAKAEIPIQNNTIALLPWARAYRQSLDQKNVLIYTILRTPEREELFYWIGPIVPSQPFHFYKHRDSLCRVEHLEDAKKYQIGVLRNSIDEQFLSSHHFPEKSINPIYSQNLNMKKLLRDRLDLVIDSDETLRMRCDSMNLDYNEFEQLIVAFEKEYYMALSRHTSTATVTRINQAFNELAQSGLISNTH, encoded by the coding sequence ATGACATTAACTGTATGCAAATTAATTGCTGGATTTCTCTTTATTCTCAGCAGTGTCACAGCGATCGCAGAGGAACTGACTGTAGTCACTGAAGACTGGCCGCCTTACAACTATATGACTGAGTCCGGCGTGGCGGGAATCGCGACCGATATAGTCAAAGCCACACTGGCTAAAGCGGAGATACCCATACAAAACAACACCATTGCGTTGTTGCCCTGGGCTCGTGCCTACAGACAATCGCTTGATCAAAAAAATGTCCTCATTTATACCATTCTTCGGACGCCGGAGCGTGAAGAGCTATTTTACTGGATCGGCCCCATCGTCCCCTCGCAACCTTTTCATTTTTACAAACACCGAGACAGTTTATGTCGCGTGGAACATCTTGAGGATGCAAAAAAATATCAAATCGGTGTACTCCGAAACAGCATTGATGAGCAGTTTTTATCATCACACCATTTTCCTGAAAAATCCATAAATCCCATTTACTCACAAAACCTCAACATGAAAAAGTTACTGAGAGATCGCCTGGATCTGGTCATTGACTCTGACGAAACACTGCGCATGCGCTGTGATTCTATGAATTTGGACTACAATGAATTTGAACAATTGATAGTTGCGTTTGAAAAAGAATATTACATGGCTCTCAGCCGACACACATCCACGGCCACAGTCACCCGTATAAATCAGGCATTCAACGAGCTGGCGCAATCAGGTCTCATCAGCAACACGCATTAA
- a CDS encoding peptidyl-prolyl cis-trans isomerase, whose product MILMKTSKGDIKIKLYDEDAPISVKNFLTYVESGHYNGTIFHRVIDNFMIQGGGFDKKMNQKPTLAPIKNEAANGKKNKRGTLAMARTGVIDSATCQFFINVKDNDFLDYRDPSMQGFGYCVFGEVVDGLDIVDAIKTTKTGRVSGFSDVPVEPIEIIEVTQLAD is encoded by the coding sequence ATGATCCTAATGAAAACATCCAAAGGCGACATTAAAATTAAGCTATACGACGAAGACGCGCCCATCAGTGTAAAGAACTTCCTGACCTATGTTGAAAGCGGACATTACAATGGAACCATTTTTCACCGCGTCATTGATAATTTCATGATTCAAGGCGGCGGATTTGACAAAAAAATGAACCAGAAACCCACCTTGGCTCCTATAAAAAATGAAGCAGCCAACGGTAAAAAGAATAAACGCGGCACATTGGCCATGGCTCGCACAGGAGTCATCGACAGTGCCACATGCCAGTTTTTCATCAACGTCAAGGACAATGATTTCCTGGATTACCGTGATCCAAGTATGCAGGGCTTCGGTTATTGCGTTTTCGGTGAAGTCGTCGATGGATTAGATATTGTTGACGCCATCAAAACAACGAAAACCGGGCGTGTTTCCGGCTTCTCTGATGTTCCCGTTGAACCCATTGAAATAATCGAAGTTACGCAACTCGCGGACTAA